The proteins below are encoded in one region of Odocoileus virginianus isolate 20LAN1187 ecotype Illinois chromosome 18, Ovbor_1.2, whole genome shotgun sequence:
- the TOMM5 gene encoding mitochondrial import receptor subunit TOM5 homolog encodes MFRIEGLAPKLDPEEMKRKMREDVISSIRNFLIYVALLRVTPFILKKLDSI; translated from the exons ATGTTCCGGATCGAGGGCCTTGCGCCGAAGCTGGACCCGGAGGAGATGAAACGGAAGATGCGCGAGGATGTGATCTCCTCCATACGGAACTTCCTCATCTATGTGGCCCTGTTGCGAGTCA cTCCTTTTATCTTAAAGAAATTGGACAGCATATGA